One genomic window of Deinococcus radiopugnans ATCC 19172 includes the following:
- a CDS encoding tyrosine-type recombinase/integrase, whose protein sequence is MPLAADSVAVLRTHQAKQVEERNQMGAKWKEHGLVFPTQVGTYLDSANLSRTFQQLIKAAGVPVIRLHDLRHTPANLLALRGVTPKVIADRLGHTNVSFTLQVYTYLYDEQRREAAPNLAELIETKKAG, encoded by the coding sequence ATCCCCTTAGCCGCCGATAGCGTGGCCGTGCTGCGAACCCATCAGGCGAAACAGGTAGAGGAACGCAACCAAATGGGCGCGAAGTGGAAGGAACACGGCCTCGTGTTCCCCACCCAGGTCGGCACTTACTTGGACTCCGCCAACCTGAGCCGCACCTTCCAGCAACTCATCAAAGCGGCTGGTGTCCCAGTCATCCGCTTACATGACCTGCGCCACACCCCTGCAAACCTGTTGGCCTTGCGAGGGGTGACGCCCAAGGTGATTGCTGACCGCCTGGGGCATACCAATGTGAGCTTCACCTTGCAGGTGTACACGTACCTGTACGATGAACAGCGCCGCGAAGCCGCGCCCAATCTCGCAGAACTGATCGAAACCAAAAAAGCCGGTTGA